AGGGTTCATGGAAGGGCCAGTGTAGGCAGCGCCGGTGAGCACGAGGCAGACAGTGGAGATGGAGAGCATCCAGGTCTTGATGATGGGGTTACGCGGGCCCTTGACGATGATCCACAGGACAGCCAAGGTGATGACGAAGGTGAGCACcccttcggcggcggcgccggtgtgGAGATCCACCTTGAGCGAGGGGCCCCCGAGCATGTGCTTGTACTGCGCCGGCATCAGCTCCGATATCGCGAGCGCTCCAcccaccgcgccggcggcctgcCGCCCATAACCGGGAAGGCGATTTAGCTCCGTTCCGCACATCGGACGAACGGTcgaggaaggaagaaaagcaaggggagagagggggtgaTAACCTGGGCCGGGAAGCGGagggcgacggtgaggagggaGGAGTCGCGGGGGCCGGtgaggccggcggcgtggaaggcggcgacggcggtggggtTGAAGCTGGCGCCGCCGAGCGCGTCGCAGAGGAGGTTGAAGGCGAAGAGGAGgacggagaggagggagacggtGACGAGGAGCGCGTAGTGGAACCCCTCCTGGATGCTCAGGTAGGaggtcaccgccgccgtggacgCCCCCAGCGTCGACACGCACAGCACCCACAGGAACGTCACCGCcaggtccgccgccgccgcccgcaccgccgccgcgaccgccatcgccgccgattCGGATTGGAGTGGATTGgattggaggaggaggaggagcacgcgCTCCGCCCCTCTCTATCTATCGCGCCACAGTGCTAACAACCTACCCCtttttcagttaaaaaataaattaaaagagataaaaactaCCCAAGCTTTCGTGCTTATCATTTCatcgaaaagaaaagaactcaTCGGCTCGAGCCTACGAGAGTCCAGGCTCGAGTCACAGGCTCACATGTGATCATCTTTCGGGTGtctgaggaaaaaaaaagcatatttattgataaaaaataatttataaatagaaattttctatatgtgtttttaattatctaaaaataaaaattaaaatgtaaactatgataaaaaaatttgaaattaactttaatttcaaagttaaaaaagtTAAGTTTTGGCAATAAGTACGAGTAGAAATAAAACGATAGGATAGGTAGAATTCTGGTAgggacaaaatattttttttccgaaACCTGCAAATATCcgataaaataaacttgagagggagaaaaatagtatagataaatatgatgGAAGAGGAGCGCTTGGGTAGTTGGTATTCATGTGAACGAGAACTCGAGTAGCTCGCGAGTCTCGAGCTATTAGTATATTATTGTTGTTATAGTTAGGATAAAATTGATTATTCATATAATTATATGGTGAGGGTtgagggggtgattgttgatatatttataaatataaaataatttataaataatatttttatgtatatatttctagTGATGTAATAAAAGATAAGActgaaaaaaactttaaaaaaaaaaccaaattttctAGCGACAAGATTACATGACATGTTATTGATTGTTGTTCATTGTACAAGATTACATTATCCTAGTGAATGAAACTGTAATAAGAACAAATTTCCTGAAGAACACATATGTTGATGTGACGGTGAACTTATCCATGTAGAGCTCTGTCACTCCGTTCGTTTGCTCCAGGATAAAAGGCCAGGATAAAAGGATGATTACTGACAGATGAACACAGCACAGGACGAAGATGAAGAGGCATTGGATATGCACAATTGACCATGCGATTATTGACATCACCAAGCATGACCTCCATAGTTTTGAATAAGAGAAATTTGCTCATCAATTATCTGCTCAACGAATTATTGACCAACTTGCAAAGAAACAAGAACAAATAATAACTCttcaagaacaaaaaaaataaaaaagagtaaacGGTACCAAGATGATGAGCATACGAAAAGAACCACAAAAGACCACAAGGCTGAAGATTCCTTCctcttgccttttttttaaggtGACAGGCATTTGGGCACACCAAGATTGCTTCTtcaagaatatatttttgggaCCTTTCCCTTTCATCCAAAACAATTGGTTAGGCAGCAATTATAGTGTGAGTGTGTGATATCAGCCTCATGTTTCACACGCAAGTTCATATCATTTTTGTTATCCATTTCCgcataatttgttttacaaTTGCCTCCTTTTCCATTTTATGCCTTGATTTCTAGGAAAACTAGGTTTTGACAATTGAaaagcatgttttttttcccattttaAATCAATAGCTTAGATAGTCTCTATAAAAGTTACttctgaaaattttggatCTCTCACTGTCACTCTCTTTGTGAAATATTACTTTCTGAGGTCAAATTCACAAGCATTTGGTAcaattgaaaaatgaaaagggGAGAACTCCAATCAACTTCACATGCAAGGGCACATCTCCTAATCTTTAAGAAACATGTGTTGACCATGCTGGCCTCTTATACCTAATAATTGCATTATTTATTGCACAACTATTATGTGTTCACTTTGAATTGGACGATCTAGTTGAAAAAAACACTAAAGAAGACACAAAAATGATAGCCATCTTCTGGTAATTGTCACAGCAAAGTAATCAGATGATATTAGCAAACTAATCATCatgttttacaaaaaaaaaaggaatcttTTTTAGACAATGTGTAAGAAATGCTATCCGCTGCaggcaaattttattgaagaTTGCTTCTGATCATATCTACACAGATGCTTTGATAGCTGGTATGTGAGATAAATTTGGCAGGCGTTCATAAATTTTGCTGCAATTACTGATCACGCATGAAGAGTTGACATTTACAGATGAGGACAATTTCTCTTTTCACAGTTTTTGACTCCAAAATTGGGAGGAGAAAgggagaaacaaaaaaagagagagaaattgaggaaaaaaaatgaagaagagAAAGCCACCGGTTTTCTCTTGGatggtcgccgtcgtcgtctacACGGCGACCCGCTGCAGCACCCTCGACGGGACGGCGAAGCGCGCGGAGAAGGAGCGCGAGAGGTTCTCCGGCTCTAcccacgccgcgccgtcgtcgaagTTCTGCGCGTAGCTGTAGGCGTCGTACggcacccgcgccgccgccgccgccgcggccgacgcCGGAACGCAGCCGGTGGCGCAGAGCAGGATCCGCTTCTTGTTCTCCCGCATGATCCGCCGCCACAGGCCCCTCAGCCTCGTCCCGCACCCGcgccccgccgacgccgacgccggcggcgccctcgCGCCGCGGGACGCGTCcgaggcgccggcgccggcgccgtacCGGTCGGACTTGTCgaacgcgccggcgccgccgaggtaGTCGTAGTCgtactcgtcgtcgtcgtcgccgtcgcccgcgagGTCGAAGCCGCCGCGCACGTATCGGCGGGACATGGAGATGGATGGCGCGCAGGAGCAGGACGCCTGCCGCTGGAAGCGCGGGctgtagccgccgccgccgtccatggCGAGAGCGATCGGAGTGAGCGGAGAGGGGTGTGGAGGAAGAAGGGAGGAGTGGCGTCGCGGCGTCGCGGTCGCGTATTTGTAGGCGAGCGAGACGAAGCGGCGAGTGGGtgtctcttttttcttttctcaagaaaaaatattttattttttgttagagaAAATAAGCCAAGGGATTAACACCTGGTGCCCCATTCGCTTTTCTAatagttttttcttcaagTTGAGTGGATAATTTGAGTGTATT
This is a stretch of genomic DNA from Oryza brachyantha chromosome 1, ObraRS2, whole genome shotgun sequence. It encodes these proteins:
- the LOC102714599 gene encoding uncharacterized protein LOC102714599 is translated as MDGGGGYSPRFQRQASCSCAPSISMSRRYVRGGFDLAGDGDDDDEYDYDYLGGAGAFDKSDRYGAGAGASDASRGARAPPASASAGRGCGTRLRGLWRRIMRENKKRILLCATGCVPASAAAAAAARVPYDAYSYAQNFDDGAAWVEPENLSRSFSARFAVPSRVLQRVAV
- the LOC102716255 gene encoding aquaporin SIP1-1; its protein translation is MAVAAAVRAAAADLAVTFLWVLCVSTLGASTAAVTSYLSIQEGFHYALLVTVSLLSVLLFAFNLLCDALGGASFNPTAVAAFHAAGLTGPRDSSLLTVALRFPAQAAGAVGGALAISELMPAQYKHMLGGPSLKVDLHTGAAAEGVLTFVITLAVLWIIVKGPRNPIIKTWMLSISTVCLVLTGAAYTGPSMNPANAFGWAYVNNRHNTWEQFYVYWICPFVGAVLAAWVFRAVFPPPAPKPKAKKA